From one bacterium genomic stretch:
- a CDS encoding type II toxin-antitoxin system RelE/ParE family toxin has product MKKLYSATRKVREFIETQPPEIQVEYVKLVERIESDGHLVEPFGKKLDRNLFEMRLRRGRQVRIVYFYYMGNRVIGVHAFVKKTQQTPQRELSQALRVRRIIEDGDYDEDK; this is encoded by the coding sequence ATGAAGAAACTGTATTCGGCGACACGGAAGGTTCGCGAATTCATCGAGACGCAGCCACCGGAGATTCAAGTCGAATACGTTAAGTTGGTCGAGCGGATCGAATCTGACGGGCATTTGGTTGAACCGTTCGGCAAGAAACTCGACCGGAATTTGTTCGAAATGCGGTTGAGGCGAGGACGCCAAGTGCGGATTGTGTATTTCTATTACATGGGTAATCGCGTGATCGGGGTGCATGCCTTTGTTAAGAAGACGCAACAGACGCCACAGCGGGAACTGTCGCAGGCACTGCGAGTCAGGCGGATAATCGAGGATGGAGACTATGACGAAGATAAATAG
- a CDS encoding helix-turn-helix transcriptional regulator, with product MTKINRGLERMRAAHEAQAVGIRAHPDFQRISDEFDVEYEVAQQMLTIRTQAGLTQADLARRMHTTQSVVSRIESGVNVSVETLARFAAACGRRLQVRMVRESGIS from the coding sequence ATGACGAAGATAAATAGGGGATTGGAACGTATGCGTGCGGCTCACGAGGCGCAGGCGGTGGGCATTCGTGCGCATCCGGACTTCCAGAGGATCTCGGACGAGTTTGACGTGGAATATGAAGTGGCGCAACAGATGCTGACGATCCGCACGCAAGCAGGGCTTACCCAGGCCGATCTGGCCCGTCGGATGCATACGACGCAGAGCGTGGTATCTCGGATTGAGTCTGGAGTAAATGTATCCGTTGAAACGTTGGCTCGTTTTGCCGCCGCTTGTGGAAGGCGCCTACAGGTGCGGATGGTTCGTGAAAGTGGAATTTCATGA
- a CDS encoding type I 3-dehydroquinate dehydratase translates to MMAYHIGKLVLGTPPLVVGTLSSRSSLPSERSGADYPCNVVEVRLDQVGTDTPGWLGECLAIEEAGVPVLLTLRLASEGGNWVKPDAERLPFLSSALNNLSCIDVEFASELCVPLCRQAAELGKCVVVSSHNFQETPDYAVLKRILDKILAIPNAIPKITTMINTEVDVETLQKLLEITTVRPICILGMGSLGTKTRTLFPTLGACLAYGYLDVPSAPGQLSSSQLMQALARKNP, encoded by the coding sequence ATGATGGCTTACCACATTGGAAAACTGGTTCTTGGAACTCCTCCGCTGGTAGTGGGAACACTTTCTTCGAGAAGCTCCCTTCCTTCTGAACGTAGTGGTGCTGACTACCCCTGCAATGTGGTGGAAGTCAGGTTGGATCAGGTCGGCACGGATACTCCTGGGTGGCTGGGAGAGTGTCTGGCGATTGAGGAGGCCGGGGTCCCGGTCCTGCTTACTCTTCGGTTAGCTTCTGAAGGGGGGAACTGGGTCAAGCCTGATGCTGAGCGGTTACCCTTTCTCTCCTCCGCACTGAACAACCTCTCCTGTATTGACGTAGAGTTCGCCAGTGAACTTTGTGTGCCACTCTGTCGGCAGGCTGCGGAACTCGGGAAGTGCGTGGTCGTCTCTTCGCATAATTTTCAAGAAACCCCTGATTACGCCGTATTGAAGAGAATTCTGGATAAGATCCTGGCCATCCCGAATGCGATCCCCAAAATAACGACCATGATCAATACTGAGGTCGATGTGGAGACCTTGCAAAAGCTCCTTGAGATCACCACTGTGCGACCTATCTGTATTCTCGGCATGGGAAGCCTGGGCACTAAAACAAGAACTCTTTTTCCGACCTTAGGGGCCTGTCTTGCGTATGGTTATCTTGACGTGCCCAGCGCTCCAGGACAACTGTCTTCAAGTCAACTGATGCAAGCTTTAGCTAGAAAGAACCCATGA
- a CDS encoding DUF6508 domain-containing protein, with protein sequence MKTCSIKESEGIEPQQLANLLDFIPVFEDPSFCPAGQIPVDEDNWPDEDFMKLVSRFMDACYKNGFVVRFDWENWEAEAMTYVRDPALLKEADLVILRRLFTWHIRQNRFTKNHVATMIASGHILLVLKSLGAFRV encoded by the coding sequence ATGAAAACTTGTTCCATTAAAGAATCTGAGGGGATTGAACCGCAACAGTTGGCAAACCTTCTTGATTTCATTCCTGTTTTTGAGGATCCATCATTTTGCCCCGCCGGACAGATTCCTGTTGATGAGGATAATTGGCCGGACGAAGATTTTATGAAGTTGGTCTCCCGTTTCATGGATGCCTGCTATAAGAATGGGTTCGTCGTCCGGTTCGATTGGGAGAACTGGGAGGCGGAGGCCATGACCTATGTCCGGGATCCTGCCTTACTTAAAGAAGCGGATCTCGTTATTCTGCGTCGCCTGTTTACCTGGCATATCCGGCAGAATCGGTTCACCAAAAATCATGTCGCCACCATGATCGCTTCAGGCCATATCTTGCTAGTGTTAAAGTCGTTAGGAGCTTTCAGGGTGTAG
- a CDS encoding type II toxin-antitoxin system HicA family toxin codes for MPFPRLPGRWPVPKPLKFHELVRRLKDHNREFEIHERRGKGSHCMLYHKSLAGRPASVPVPRHGGRDISPRILSQIIRAFNLPHDLLG; via the coding sequence ATGCCTTTTCCGCGTCTTCCCGGGCGGTGGCCTGTGCCTAAGCCGCTCAAGTTTCACGAATTGGTTCGCAGATTGAAGGATCATAATCGGGAATTTGAGATACATGAGCGGCGAGGGAAGGGGAGCCACTGTATGCTCTACCACAAAAGCCTTGCCGGTCGTCCCGCTTCCGTACCCGTTCCCCGCCATGGTGGGCGCGATATATCGCCCCGGATCCTCTCTCAGATAATTCGGGCCTTTAATTTGCCGCATGATCTGCTTGGGTGA